A stretch of Endozoicomonas sp. SCSIO W0465 DNA encodes these proteins:
- a CDS encoding ClpXP protease specificity-enhancing factor yields MTSSRSYIARALYEWILDNDCTPYILVDAHRRGVEVPQAYVKDGQIVLNISPTAVRALNIGNDYIMFDGRFGGRALTITVPVPALMAIYAQENGQGMVFEVEPLDGQEEVEDTQAEVPDEEPPQPPKKPGRPHLKVVK; encoded by the coding sequence ATGACCAGTAGCCGTTCGTATATTGCCAGAGCATTGTATGAATGGATTCTTGATAACGATTGCACCCCCTATATTCTGGTGGATGCCCATCGCCGTGGCGTTGAGGTTCCACAAGCGTACGTTAAGGATGGTCAGATTGTTCTGAACATCTCGCCAACAGCGGTACGGGCACTGAATATTGGTAATGATTACATCATGTTTGATGGTCGTTTTGGTGGTCGCGCCCTGACGATTACTGTGCCTGTTCCTGCATTGATGGCTATTTATGCTCAGGAGAATGGTCAGGGAATGGTTTTTGAGGTGGAGCCACTTGATGGACAGGAAGAGGTGGAAGATACTCAGGCAGAAGTGCCGGATGAAGAGCCTCCTCAGCCACCCAAGAAACCGGGTCGTCCTCATTTGAAAGTGGTTAAGTAG
- a CDS encoding glutathione S-transferase N-terminal domain-containing protein, which translates to MAVVAKKSSMIFFSDPADHYCHRVRIVLAEKGVAVDVQNVNPENLPRELSDLNPYNNVPTLVDRELVLYEPNVMMEYLDERFPHPPLLPVYPVSRAQSRLMIHRIQKDWCALVDTILDPRTKETPAARARKELRESLLAVEPIFSEMPFFMSEEFTLVDCCVAPILWRLPVLGVELPKQGKSILDYAERLFERESFQESLSEIEKEMRE; encoded by the coding sequence ATGGCTGTAGTTGCCAAAAAGTCATCCATGATTTTTTTCTCGGATCCAGCTGACCATTACTGTCACCGGGTTCGTATTGTACTGGCAGAAAAGGGCGTTGCTGTTGATGTTCAGAATGTTAATCCGGAGAACCTGCCCAGGGAGCTTTCCGATCTGAACCCCTACAACAACGTGCCTACGCTGGTTGACCGGGAACTGGTTCTTTATGAGCCAAACGTCATGATGGAATATCTGGACGAACGTTTTCCTCATCCACCGCTGCTGCCTGTCTATCCTGTCAGCCGCGCCCAGAGCCGACTGATGATACACCGTATTCAGAAAGACTGGTGTGCCCTGGTGGATACCATTCTGGATCCCAGAACCAAGGAGACGCCAGCGGCTCGTGCCCGTAAAGAGCTACGTGAGAGCTTGCTGGCTGTTGAACCGATTTTTTCTGAAATGCCGTTCTTTATGAGTGAAGAGTTCACTCTGGTGGACTGCTGTGTTGCACCAATCCTATGGCGTCTACCGGTGCTGGGCGTTGAACTGCCCAAGCAGGGTAAGTCTATTCTGGACTATGCTGAGCGTTTATTTGAGCGTGAGTCGTTCCAGGAGAGTCTTTCTGAAATCGAAAAGGAAATGCGTGAGTAA
- a CDS encoding FAD-binding oxidoreductase, which produces MQEARAILSTGLTLFLLILTGKLFANEFPDSLVYETVSIHTDAGGINTCNNINEFFPESRQQLVKLVKHAKQSGKKIILTGAKHSMAGQVTCHKGDQDKQYLLLSLEKMPVKSSLDGQYLTVSAQVTWDELINILKQDNSGPALAPGVMQDFSVFTIGGSMSANAMGRDPRFGPMIDSIKSFTLLKADGEVMECSRTHNSRCFEAVIGGHGAFGVILEATILLVPDVAIQLRNYQHSNSEYAVYLKTQVSQSKELDKHYGLLEFGTGELLVNIHEYYEVADKGQPLQPSRANKTKNSAVADQTTRREYLHHHRFSFKWGGPNQSSQLLSVAVPLHHYEEFSEAIPDLVTGSSGLKFHEITTKYIQNQQAKNMLQLITQDSIVFVFVIENRKAIQSDLDLFKKRLYRLTQSVGGKPYLAFDLPKDTDWLIDAYPRAKEWLALKQEFDPNMTFYSQFFHNFKRQISPGG; this is translated from the coding sequence ATGCAGGAAGCAAGAGCGATTCTTTCCACTGGTTTAACTCTGTTTTTGTTGATACTGACGGGCAAACTATTTGCAAATGAATTTCCAGATAGCCTGGTTTACGAAACCGTCTCTATTCATACCGATGCTGGCGGTATCAATACCTGCAACAATATCAATGAGTTTTTTCCCGAGTCACGACAACAACTTGTCAAACTGGTAAAGCACGCAAAGCAATCAGGCAAAAAAATAATTCTGACCGGTGCAAAACACAGTATGGCAGGGCAGGTAACCTGTCATAAAGGAGACCAGGATAAGCAGTACCTCCTTCTTTCTCTTGAAAAAATGCCGGTCAAATCGTCACTGGATGGACAGTATCTTACTGTATCAGCCCAGGTGACCTGGGATGAGTTAATCAATATTCTGAAACAGGATAATTCCGGTCCTGCGCTGGCACCCGGCGTTATGCAGGATTTCAGCGTTTTTACGATCGGCGGCAGCATGTCTGCCAATGCCATGGGGCGTGACCCCAGGTTTGGTCCCATGATCGACTCAATAAAGTCATTTACCCTGCTGAAGGCAGATGGTGAAGTGATGGAGTGCTCCAGAACACACAATAGCCGATGCTTTGAAGCGGTTATTGGTGGCCACGGGGCCTTTGGGGTTATTCTTGAAGCCACTATTTTGCTGGTTCCGGATGTTGCCATTCAGTTAAGAAATTACCAGCACAGCAACAGTGAGTATGCTGTTTACTTGAAAACACAGGTCAGCCAATCAAAAGAACTGGATAAACACTACGGGCTTTTAGAGTTTGGTACTGGAGAGCTATTGGTTAATATCCATGAGTATTATGAAGTGGCTGACAAAGGGCAGCCTCTCCAGCCGTCCCGAGCCAATAAAACAAAGAATTCTGCTGTTGCTGACCAGACAACAAGACGTGAGTATCTTCACCATCATCGGTTTTCATTTAAATGGGGCGGTCCGAATCAGTCAAGCCAGCTACTGAGCGTGGCAGTTCCACTGCATCACTATGAAGAATTTTCTGAAGCTATACCTGATCTGGTGACTGGCTCTTCAGGATTAAAGTTTCACGAAATCACCACAAAATATATACAGAATCAACAGGCAAAAAATATGCTTCAGTTGATTACTCAGGATTCTATCGTTTTTGTTTTTGTGATTGAGAATCGAAAAGCAATCCAGTCAGACCTTGATTTGTTTAAAAAACGGTTGTATCGGTTGACTCAGAGCGTAGGAGGAAAACCTTACCTGGCATTTGACCTGCCAAAAGATACTGACTGGTTAATTGACGCCTATCCAAGGGCTAAAGAGTGGTTAGCCCTGAAGCAGGAATTTGATCCAAATATGACTTTCTACAGTCAGTTCTTCCATAATTTCAAGCGGCAAATATCACCAGGGGGCTGA